The following are encoded in a window of Persicobacter psychrovividus genomic DNA:
- a CDS encoding 2-oxoacid:acceptor oxidoreductase family protein: protein MKSKKAEFKYPGVRVAMDGNTAAIMCERESSDAAGAYPITPSTQMGEYWAEEAAKGHLNISDKPLIFIEPEGEHAAAAVTAGLSMTGQRAANFSSGQGIAYMHESLYAAVGKRLTYVLNIGARAMTKSTLNVHAGHDDYHAIDDTGFFQLFAKKAQHVADLNIISHRIAELALTPGVIAQDGFLTTHLIESLNLPERELIKEYLGCPDDIINTPTPAQEIIYGPTRRRIPEVWDVDNPLMAGIVQNQDSYMQSVAAQRPFFFDHIQELTDQAFSEFYELTGRCYSRVMTYKASDADYLIIGQGSVVSSAEAVVDYIRETRGIKVGVVDLVMFRPFPADLIGDIIKGKKGVVVLERLDQPLAEDAPIMRELRAVASKCLENGAHKHDKPYPKLASYHAKEMPALYSGSFGMGSRDLQPEGIIGAIENMLPDGPKKKQFYLSIDFIRENAFTPKQRAHQETIEEAYPNIKQLSVRGSENPNLMPKGAVTVRFHSVGGWGAITTGKNLAMTLFELLGYDIKANPKYGSEKKGQPTTYYLAASPEPIRINCEYYFVDVVLSPDPNVFKHTNALAGLKKGGSFIIQSDKDTPEEVWADIPKHYQKLIIDQEIRIFYIDGFKIAREEATDPELQLRMQGIAFQGAFFSASPLMEKAGLSDEKLLKAIEDQLQHKFGAKGQRVVEDNMRVVKRGFTEVHEITNKEITTIDPMMEDVQAQTIPTILKQKPQSESKLSDIHRFWEQTGNFYLRGMGNDNLTDPFIGLSVMPATTALFRDMTGIRFEHPEWVADNCTACGKCYTACPDTALPGLVSSVGDVLNTVVKQVTKRFGKPVHLQKAVRSMEKEMREAMLNKHEEETVNELLHRKVDEMIGANADNQDLISELHNFKSVLGGFKFALTRPYFHLKEKKKPNSGGLFSITLNPQTCKGCMECVEVCEDDALRPITQTEDGVAALRKDWQLWEALPNTPEEYSRIDNLEEKIGALETLLLNKEAYMNLASGDGACLGCSEKSIVHLFTATVQSLMIPRVKKHVDYLTELIGKLEQHIQLKLVKTVDLSDSEVMSKIMDRMKDSDLTMGEITRQIELENGGEPIDQEWLRSTTQLVQKLKNLKWKYTSGTTGNGRANMGMSNATGCTSVWGSTYPFNPYPFPWANHLFQDSTSMAMGIFEGHMAKMADGFRTIRKAELELEGKYRPDEHDAFFTYFNWQQFTEEEWHLCPPVVALGGDGSMYDIGFQNLSRMMASGKPIKVIVVDTQVYSNTGGQACTSGFIGQVSDMAQYGKVGKGKAEPRKEIGLIAMAHRNTYVMQSTMSNTSHMIEGFIDGLMTKRPALFNLYSTCQPEHGVADDLGVHQAKLAVESRTYPIFKYNPDLGTTPKENFDLSGNPDMFQDWPSYTLKYKENEVEKSMELSMTFADFALTEARFRKHFRKAPRDTWNDTMVPLVDFLAMDADDREGKFPFIWAVDRKSHLTRVLVAEPIVQSCEERRDFWLMLKDIAGVAPEAEDMTDKIRAEVVGNIAQGLMKLAGGEGLQIADLVNGTTEASTEENVSAEGEYVAPYIETEDCSSCDECIKINGKMFCYNEEKKAFIKDANAGSYQDLVKAAEKCTAGVLHPGLPKDLTGKEMKKWVERGERFN, encoded by the coding sequence ATGAAGTCGAAAAAAGCCGAATTCAAGTACCCTGGGGTACGTGTGGCTATGGACGGGAATACCGCCGCCATCATGTGTGAAAGAGAGTCTTCGGACGCCGCAGGTGCATATCCAATCACCCCCTCCACCCAAATGGGAGAGTACTGGGCAGAAGAAGCAGCCAAAGGACATCTCAACATCTCTGATAAACCGCTTATTTTCATTGAGCCTGAGGGCGAACATGCCGCTGCCGCAGTAACGGCGGGGCTTTCAATGACCGGACAACGTGCGGCGAACTTTTCCTCTGGACAGGGGATCGCCTATATGCATGAGTCACTTTATGCGGCGGTGGGTAAACGACTGACTTACGTACTCAATATTGGTGCACGTGCGATGACCAAATCTACGCTCAACGTTCACGCCGGACACGATGATTACCATGCCATTGATGATACCGGTTTCTTTCAGCTTTTTGCAAAAAAAGCACAGCACGTAGCTGACCTGAACATTATCTCTCACCGCATTGCCGAGTTGGCGCTCACCCCTGGCGTTATCGCTCAGGATGGTTTCTTGACCACTCACCTGATCGAGTCGCTTAACTTGCCGGAGCGCGAATTGATCAAAGAATACCTCGGCTGTCCGGACGACATCATCAATACCCCAACCCCTGCACAGGAAATTATCTACGGGCCAACACGCCGACGCATCCCCGAAGTTTGGGATGTGGACAATCCACTGATGGCAGGTATCGTTCAGAATCAAGATTCTTATATGCAGTCCGTGGCGGCACAACGTCCGTTCTTCTTTGACCATATTCAAGAGCTGACCGATCAGGCGTTTTCTGAATTTTATGAACTCACCGGTCGTTGCTATTCCCGCGTGATGACCTATAAAGCATCCGATGCGGATTACCTGATCATTGGTCAGGGCAGTGTGGTGTCGAGTGCTGAGGCAGTAGTGGATTATATCCGCGAGACGCGCGGTATCAAAGTGGGTGTGGTGGACTTGGTGATGTTCCGTCCGTTCCCTGCTGATTTGATTGGTGATATTATAAAAGGTAAAAAAGGCGTTGTGGTACTGGAGCGTTTGGATCAGCCATTGGCAGAAGATGCGCCGATCATGCGAGAGCTTCGTGCGGTTGCTTCCAAATGTCTGGAGAATGGAGCGCATAAACATGATAAGCCTTATCCGAAGTTGGCTTCTTATCATGCGAAAGAAATGCCTGCTTTGTACAGCGGATCTTTCGGAATGGGTAGCCGTGATTTGCAGCCTGAGGGTATCATCGGAGCGATTGAAAACATGTTGCCCGATGGTCCGAAGAAAAAGCAATTCTATTTGTCGATTGACTTTATTCGTGAAAATGCTTTCACTCCAAAACAAAGAGCACATCAAGAAACAATCGAGGAGGCTTATCCCAATATCAAACAATTGTCCGTACGTGGATCGGAGAATCCGAATCTGATGCCAAAGGGTGCGGTAACGGTTCGTTTCCACTCTGTTGGTGGATGGGGAGCGATCACTACTGGTAAGAATTTGGCCATGACCCTCTTTGAATTGCTGGGTTATGACATCAAAGCCAATCCAAAATACGGATCGGAGAAAAAAGGTCAGCCAACAACTTACTACCTCGCTGCTTCACCGGAGCCGATCCGTATCAATTGTGAATATTATTTTGTGGATGTGGTCTTGTCGCCGGATCCAAATGTATTCAAACACACCAATGCCCTTGCCGGTCTGAAAAAAGGCGGTAGCTTCATTATCCAAAGTGATAAAGATACACCGGAAGAAGTATGGGCGGATATTCCGAAGCATTATCAAAAACTGATCATCGATCAGGAAATCCGAATTTTCTATATCGACGGATTTAAAATTGCCCGTGAAGAGGCAACCGATCCCGAATTGCAATTGAGAATGCAAGGGATTGCCTTCCAAGGAGCGTTCTTCTCGGCTTCTCCTTTGATGGAAAAAGCAGGATTGTCGGACGAAAAGTTGCTCAAGGCCATCGAAGATCAGTTGCAACATAAATTTGGGGCAAAAGGTCAGCGCGTGGTAGAGGATAACATGCGGGTGGTGAAACGTGGTTTCACCGAAGTGCATGAAATCACCAATAAAGAGATCACCACCATTGATCCGATGATGGAGGATGTACAGGCGCAAACCATCCCAACGATTCTGAAGCAAAAACCACAGAGCGAAAGCAAGCTGTCGGATATTCACCGCTTCTGGGAGCAAACGGGTAATTTCTACCTCCGTGGAATGGGTAACGACAACCTGACCGATCCATTCATTGGTTTGAGTGTGATGCCGGCCACCACGGCACTTTTCCGTGACATGACCGGTATCCGTTTTGAGCATCCGGAGTGGGTGGCTGATAACTGTACCGCTTGTGGGAAATGTTACACCGCCTGTCCTGATACCGCACTGCCTGGCTTGGTATCATCGGTCGGTGATGTGTTGAATACCGTGGTTAAGCAGGTAACAAAACGATTTGGAAAACCTGTACATTTGCAAAAAGCCGTGCGCTCTATGGAGAAAGAGATGCGGGAGGCGATGCTCAATAAACATGAAGAGGAAACGGTCAATGAATTGTTGCATCGCAAGGTGGATGAAATGATTGGCGCCAATGCGGATAACCAAGATTTGATTTCCGAGCTGCACAATTTCAAATCCGTTTTGGGTGGATTCAAATTTGCCCTGACACGCCCGTATTTCCACTTAAAAGAAAAGAAAAAACCAAACAGCGGTGGATTGTTCAGCATCACGCTTAATCCACAAACCTGTAAAGGCTGTATGGAATGCGTTGAAGTTTGTGAAGATGACGCCTTGCGCCCAATCACCCAAACAGAAGATGGAGTAGCCGCTTTGCGCAAAGACTGGCAATTGTGGGAGGCGCTTCCGAATACACCGGAAGAGTACAGCCGCATTGACAACCTCGAAGAAAAAATCGGAGCACTCGAAACACTCCTATTAAATAAAGAAGCTTATATGAATCTGGCTTCGGGTGATGGTGCCTGTCTGGGTTGTTCGGAAAAATCAATCGTACATCTGTTCACCGCAACGGTGCAGTCATTGATGATCCCTCGTGTGAAAAAGCATGTGGATTATTTGACCGAACTGATCGGTAAGCTGGAGCAACACATTCAATTGAAGCTGGTCAAAACCGTGGACTTGAGTGATTCGGAAGTGATGTCCAAAATCATGGATCGCATGAAAGACAGCGATCTGACCATGGGCGAGATCACCCGACAAATTGAACTCGAAAATGGTGGTGAGCCAATCGATCAGGAATGGCTGAGAAGTACTACGCAACTCGTTCAAAAACTCAAAAACCTTAAGTGGAAGTATACTTCGGGAACGACCGGCAATGGTCGCGCGAATATGGGAATGAGCAATGCGACGGGCTGTACCTCGGTTTGGGGATCGACCTATCCATTCAACCCTTATCCATTCCCGTGGGCGAATCACCTGTTCCAAGATTCTACTTCGATGGCCATGGGTATTTTCGAAGGGCATATGGCCAAGATGGCCGATGGCTTCCGCACCATCCGCAAAGCCGAGCTGGAACTCGAAGGCAAATATCGTCCCGACGAGCATGATGCTTTCTTTACCTATTTCAACTGGCAACAATTCACCGAGGAAGAGTGGCATTTGTGTCCTCCGGTTGTTGCTTTGGGTGGTGATGGCTCGATGTATGACATCGGATTCCAAAACCTTTCCCGCATGATGGCATCGGGTAAGCCGATCAAAGTAATTGTCGTTGATACGCAGGTGTATTCGAATACTGGCGGACAGGCTTGTACCTCTGGCTTTATTGGTCAGGTATCAGATATGGCGCAATACGGTAAAGTGGGTAAAGGTAAAGCCGAGCCTCGTAAAGAAATCGGGCTGATCGCTATGGCACACCGCAACACTTATGTGATGCAATCGACCATGTCGAATACCTCCCACATGATCGAAGGATTCATCGACGGACTGATGACCAAGCGTCCTGCTTTGTTCAACCTGTACAGTACTTGTCAGCCCGAGCATGGCGTAGCTGATGACTTGGGTGTACATCAGGCGAAGTTGGCGGTAGAGTCACGTACCTATCCGATCTTCAAATACAATCCTGATTTGGGCACCACACCGAAAGAGAATTTCGACCTGTCGGGCAACCCTGATATGTTCCAAGACTGGCCAAGCTATACCCTCAAATACAAAGAGAATGAGGTGGAGAAAAGCATGGAGCTGTCGATGACCTTTGCTGATTTTGCATTGACTGAAGCACGTTTCCGTAAGCATTTCCGCAAAGCACCACGCGACACCTGGAACGATACGATGGTTCCTTTGGTGGACTTCCTTGCGATGGATGCTGACGACCGAGAAGGAAAATTTCCATTCATCTGGGCAGTAGATCGCAAGTCGCACCTGACAAGAGTTTTGGTGGCCGAGCCGATTGTTCAGTCCTGTGAAGAGCGCCGTGATTTCTGGTTGATGTTGAAAGACATTGCCGGTGTTGCGCCGGAAGCTGAAGACATGACCGATAAGATCCGTGCGGAAGTTGTAGGAAATATCGCTCAAGGTTTGATGAAATTGGCTGGTGGCGAAGGCTTACAGATTGCTGATTTGGTAAACGGAACAACCGAAGCATCAACGGAGGAAAACGTTTCTGCCGAGGGCGAATATGTAGCGCCTTATATCGAAACCGAAGATTGCAGCAGTTGCGATGAATGCATCAAGATTAATGGCAAAATGTTCTGCTATAATGAGGAGAAAAAAGCCTTCATCAAAGATGCCAATGCCGGAAGTTATCAGGACTTAGTCAAAGCGGCGGAGAAATGTACCGCAGGGGTCTTGCATCCGGGCTTGCCGAAAGATCTGACTGGCAAGGAAATGAAGAAATGGGTAGAAAGAGGGGAGAGGTTTAACTAA